A stretch of the Capsicum annuum cultivar UCD-10X-F1 chromosome 8, UCD10Xv1.1, whole genome shotgun sequence genome encodes the following:
- the LOC107839353 gene encoding trafficking protein particle complex subunit 3 produces MAPVAPRSGDVIFANVERVNAELFTLTYGAIVRQLLTDLEEVDEVNKQLDQMGYNIGVRLIDEFLAKSNVSRCVDFKETAEVIAKVGLKMFLGITATVTNWDVEGTTCSLILEDNPLVDFVELPDTCQGLNYCNILSGVVRGALEMVSMKTEVTWLRDMLRGDDAFELQLKLLKQVPEEYPYKDDE; encoded by the exons AACGCAGAGCTTTTCACTCTAACATATGGAGCGATCGTGCGCCAACTGCTCACTGATCTAGAGGAAGTTGACGAGGTCAATAAACAGCTTGATCAAAT GGGTTATAATATAGGAGTCAGGCTCATTGACGAATTTCTAGCAAAGTCTAATGTTTCGAGGTGTGTTGATTTCAAGGAAACAGCTGAAGTCATTGCCAAG GTCGGCCTCAAAATGTTCCTAGGAATCACTGCAACGGTGACAAATTGGGATGTTGAGGGAACAACGTGCAGTCTAATTTTGGAGGATAATCCCTTGGTAGACTTCGTTGAACTCCCTGATACCTGTCAAGGCCTAAATTATTGTAACATCTTAAGTGGAGTAGTCAGGGGAGCACTGGAGATG GTGTCGATGAAAACAGAGGTCACATGGCTTCGTGATATGCTCAGAGGGGATGATGCATTTGAGTTGCAGCTGAAGCTTCTGAAGCAAGTTCCTGAGGAGTACCCTTACAAAGATGATGAGTGA